CCGTGTTGCCGGAAACTACGTTTGAAGTAAGCAATGCAGCGATCGAACCGCCAAAAAAGATTCCGAAGCCCCCGTTTGGAATTGCCCCGCTTCCCGCCGCGTTCGTGCCGACGAAGTTCCCGGCAATTAACGGAGTTAATGAGCTAGCCCCCGTCGTGCCGGTTTCGATACCGTGAATGCCGTTGCCGGAAATGATGTTTCGCGCCGCCGGATTTACGCCGCCGATGGTGTCAAAAGGCACTCCGGTGCTTCCGTCGATGCCGAAACGTGCATTTGGAAGAGCGGCTGTTCCGGCCGCATTCGTCCCGATCCGGTTGCCCTGGATCAGTTTTGCCAAGACGCCGCCGTCGCCGCCAGTTCCTCGAATTCCACTTGCGCCGAAAATTGCGTCGCCAGTGGTCCCGGAAATAACATTGCCCGCTCCCGCCGTCGTTCCGCCGATCGTCAGATTCTCGCCTTGAATACTGACTCCGCTGCCGAAATTTCCCAAGGCAACCGTACCGGTAATGTCCGTGCCGATAAAATTTCCCTGCACGAGGAGGGGGTTTCCGTTAAACGGCCCATAGGCCGCCACGCCTAATCCGGTGCCGGTCGAAATTATGTTGCGGGCTGCGGGCGCCGTGCCGCCAACCAAATTTGCGCCCTGGGCGGCGATGCCGCCTGTGTTGTTGACCGGACTTCCCGCAGCGGCGGTTCCATCGGCATTCGTGCCGACGCGATTGCCTTCAAAGATGTTGTTTCTCCCTTGCGGATTCATGTAATAATTTCCGCCGACGCCATTGATCACCAATCCGCGAAAAACACAATTGTCGGTCTGCGAGCCGGTAAAAATGTTAGCAGGCTGATCATTCGTACCGGTGATCTGGACCAAACCTCCGGGCTGCGATGCTGCGTTAATTACGGTCGGAGGAGATAAGCTGTATGTGCCGCCCGGTATCGTCGGTACGCCGGCGATCTGAATATTGAAATTGATCTGCTGCGCGCCCCCCGAAAAATTAGCTTGTTCGACTGCCGCCCGCAGACTGCAGGCTCCAACCGGACAGGCTCCCATGTTCAGCGGAACCGTGCAGCAGACATTGTTTGAAAGATCTTCGTCGGGGGCAAGGGAAGTACTATCCACTATGAGACTCGCCATCGGCGCGGTCTGCACGACAGTCGGTGCAACCGAGTTATCCTTCATCACGACCAGATCGCTGAGGGCGTCGATGTTGAGACGCATCGGCAGGATCGCCGTGATCTTTCCCGTCGAATCGAGCGAGGTTTGCAGATCGAAGTCTTGCCCGGCATAATTTACGGCCTCCGTTTCACTTTTCGGCGGCGTAATGTCGCTCGTCAGAAGATGGATCGATTTTTCTACACCAATCACCAGGGTGTCGACCGAGCGGGCCGAAACGCGTGCAGACAGTAACCTTGGCGTTTCTGTGCCCGAAAAGTACTCTGGCAGGGAAACCGACGATTGTACGTCCCATTCGGACAACGCTGTCCCGCGCTTCTCTAAGAGATGAACTTTTCCGTCGTTCGAAAGAAGAGCGATCTCGTGTCGAAATGATTCGCTCTTGATGAATTCGCCGACTGCGACTGCTTCGATCCGAAAATCGAAGGTCCGGCGGGACAGAGTTACGGCCTCTGCCGAATTTCCGGTGCCGTCGAACAACAATTTTCTGTCGCGTCCTTGCAGAACGGCGAGTTCGCTGCCCGCCGCCACGACCAGATCATAATGCGCATCACCTTCGATCGAACCGATCGTCAGCGAAGTTATCGGCGCGTCGAATTCGTAAACCTCCGGCTTAGCCTTCATCACCCCGTAGGGATCTTCAAAGATCAACAACTGCGATCCTTGCCCGGTTCGAATGCCGACGATCAGATCGTTCGTTCCGTCGCGACGATTAAGGTCGTCCGCCAGGAACGCCGTCACATTTCCATTCAGCTCAAGAGTTTTGACGAGGACAAGATCGCCTTTGCCATTGCCTCTAAGAAAACGAACGGAACTACTGTCCCGTGCGGCAACCGCAATGTCGAAATGACCGTCAGCGTCAAAGTCGCCCGCAGCGATAAAGTCCGGCACGAGGCTATTCGTCGAAAAGACCCGTGCCGGTCCGAGGAAGGACGCACTGGTGAATACGCCCTTCGCAAGACGATCTTGTGCTTCGGCGGTGTTCGGAAAGACCGAATCGACATTTCCCCGAAGTAGCGAAATGGCACCGGTCGAGCCGATCTTGCTGCCCGTCACCAGGTCCGGCATTCCATCTTCATCAAAATCAGCGGTGGCTGCCGACAGCGACCGAGCATTGCCGCTATCGATCCCTGCGATCAGTTCCCGCGGTCCGTCAATGGCGACCTTGATCTCTTTGCCATCGCCAAGGTTTATCCATGGGTTTCCGCGTTGCGATGCGAAAATGTGAATATTGTCGCTCCAACTAGCAGTCGGAACAGAACGGACTTCAGTAGCGTGCGACGTGGTACCCCGAAAGAAATAGGACCCGCTCAGCGCAATCACCAGAAGTAAGGGAAGCGTCAAAAACCTGCTGTTTTTCTCCATTACCTTGCACCTCAAATTTTAGGATTCAAGCCGATCAACTTGTTGGTCGAGATTAGGCTTAACACATCTCAAAAATCCTCAAAATTCATATCAAAAATTATCAAAATTGATGTAACATCAACGGATGCCTGCAAATAGCGCTACCGGGATCTACGAGTTTGAGGAGTTTAGGCTCGACACGGTCAACCACCGGCTTTACAGCCGCGCCGACGGCGGCCCCGTCGAACTTTATCCGAAGGCCATCGAATTGCTCGTCTATTTGGTGCGCAATAATTCTCGCGTGATCTCAAAGGAGGAACTGCTCGAATCGCTTTGGCGCGGAGCAGCCGTCGAGGATGCAAATTTGCCGCAGACCGTGTTTGTGCTGAGAAAAGCTCTTGGCGAGAGCCGATCAGATCCGCGATTTGTACTTACCTATCCGAAGCGGGGTTATCGGTTCATTGCTCCGGTGCGGGAACTTGACCGATCGGAGATCGTCGACGTCCAGCATCGCCACCGTGTCGAACGACGCGGGACCATAAACGATGAGGCTTACAGGGCATACGTCCAAGGACGCTTTTTCTGGAACAAGCGCACAAGCGTTGGGTTGAAGAAAGCGGTCGAGCATTTTGAACAGGCGATCGAGAATGATCCGGGATTTGCAGATGCGTACGAGGGCCTGGCCGAATCTTACCAACTGTTATCCGAATATTATTCGTCGATCGTGCCAAAAAAAGTCCGAGGCCGAGACCGACGCAGCGAGATAGATTCCCAACTCGCCGATGCCCATGCATCGCTCGGATATGCACAGGCGTTTTACGACTGGGACTGGGGAGCAGCTGACGTGTCTTTCAAAAAAGCCCTCGAGGTTGACCCGAATAACATTTCGGCCCTCCAATGGTACGGCGAGTATCTATGCGTGATGGGCCGGTTCGAGGAGGCTCTGGCGGTGCTCGACCGTGCGGCCGAGATCAGGCCAGACTCACCGGAGCTAATGACCATCAAAGCGGTCTTGTTTTACCTCCGCGGTGACGCGGACATGCTCGTAAAACAGGCGCGTTCGATAGTCGCAGCAGACCCGGATCACGCTTACGGTTATTTCTACTTGGGTTTTGGCTACGAGTTAAAAGGTCAATACAAAAAAGCGGTCGATAATTTCGTTAAAGCTGCTGTAAAGTTCGGCGAACCCCAGGAATGCGCTGACGAACTGCTTGATGCGTTCACGCGAAACGGCATGGACGGCTTGTGGGCCATGAGGCTCGAGCAATATGAGACCAGGCCACATTTGAGGGACTATCCTGCCTACCTAAAATCACTTGTGCCGGCGCGACTCGGCGACGCCGACTCATCATTCGCCCATCTTGAACGAGCTTACCAACAACGCGACCGGGGCATCATTTACGCGCGTTTTGAGCCTTTTCTGGAGCCGATCCGCCATGATCCGAGGTTTGGCGATCTGATCCGCCGGATCGGGTTCGATGGCTGAAACGATCGATCACCTTGACAGCTTCGGGGCCCTCCAGAAAGAGAAGTGCGTCTCGGAGTTCGTGAGCGTCACCGGTTATCAGCCGGGCGCTTCGTTCACGTGTGAGATACGCCCAGAACCACGATGCCAGTACCACCAACCGATTACGAAAACCGATCAAAAAGAAGACGTGAAGGAAAAGCCAGAAGAGCCACGCGACAAGGCCGGTCGTTTTGATGCCCGCAACATCGGCGATCGCTTTGCTGCGGCCGATCGTCGCCATTGTTCCTTTATCGACGTATTCGAAATCGGTACGGGGCCTTTCATCGATATCAGCAAGGATGTTCTTAGCGGCGTGCGTCCCCATCTGCATCGCCGCCGGGCTGACCCCGGGAACGGGCTCTCCGCTCCGCTGCATAAGCGAAGCCATGTCGCCGATCACGAAGATGTACTTTGCGGATCCGAGGCTAAGGTCATTTTCGATCTTCACCCGACCTGCCTTGTCTGTTTCGACGCCGAGCTGTTTGCCGAGCGGCGAAGCGGCAACACCGGTCGCCCACAGAACTACCTCGCAGTCGATGCATTTCTCGCCGACCTTAACGCGACCAGGCTCGATATGGGTGACAAAACTGTTCAAGTTTACCTCGACGCCAAGGTCCTCAAGCTGAGTCTTGGCGCTTTCGGAAAGTTCGCTCGCAAAGCTGCCGAGCACGCGGTCGGACCCTTCGAAAAGCATCACTCGCGCTTTCGTCGTATCAATTGCTTTAAAGTCATTCTTAAGAGCCTGGCGGGCGATATCCGCAATCGCACCGGCGAGTTCTACGCCCGTTGGGCCGCCGCCTACGACGACGAAATTGAGCGGGTCGTGTTCGCCGGTTAGCGCGGCCTTTCGCTCGGCGAGTTCGAAGGCAAGGAAGATCCGCCGCCTTATCTCGACAGCATCTTCGATCGTCTTCAATCCCGGTGCAAGTGTTTCCCAATCGTCGTGCCCGAAATAAGCGTGCCGGGCTCCGGCAGCGACAATGAGGTAATCGAAGCCGACCGTCGTGCCGTCATCGAGAGTCACTGATCTTTCAGCAATACTGAATCCCGTGACCTCACCAAGAATGACCTCGATATTGTCGGCTTTGTTTAAGATCCGTCGGATAGGATATGCGATCTCGCCAGGCGACAGAACTGCGGTTGCTACCTGATATAGAAGCGGCTGAAATACGTGATGGTTCTTTCGGTCGATCAAAATTACGTCGACGGGCCGATTCGCCAGAGCCTTGGCTGCCCAAAGGCCCCCAAATCCACCGCCGATGATGATCACTTTTGGCTTTGTCCCCATATTATCCAACGCGAAAACCGACAAGAGTTTAGGTCAAATCCACCGGCATCAGGTTCCGATAAATCGTGAATAAAGCGACCTTGCCTCTGACACATCATCAGTGCCCTTGATGATCGCACGTCCATCGCCAAAGATCGTGATCTCCGTTCCGCCCGTGGTGAATCGGACCAAATATTCGTTCTGTTTTACTTCGCCCAGAGGGCCGAGACGCGAAGCTAACCCATCAAGGTCGAATTTTGTCGGCTGCGGCGGTGCGATCTGGACTGCGTTGCGGCCGCACAGAACGGCAGAAAACTCATGCGATTCGGCGTCGAGAAATTCAAACCGTCTCTGCCGGCAGCTGGGGCAATCGGGCGTCGGGCCCGCAAGTCTTATCTTGCGCCAGTCGTTCGCCCAAACGTCGATCTGCAAAAGCGATCGATGGAGCGAAGCGTTGTCGCCGACGAGCAGCTTGATCGCCTCAGCTACCTGAACGGCTGAGATGCTTGCAATGATCGGCATTATCACGCCGGCCGTGTCGCATGTTGGTGAACTTCCGGCGTCGGGCATTTCCTCAAATATGCATCGCAGGCATGGCGTTATGCCCGGAATGATGGTCATCGTCGTACCGTAACTAGATACGGCGGCGCCGTAGATCCATGTCGTCCCGTGCTTTACGCATGCGTCGTTGAGCAAATATCGGACCTGGAAATTGTCGGTGCCGTCCAAAACCAGATCGCAGTCACCGATCAACGATTCGATGTTCGAATTATTTACGTCGGCTACGACCGCCTCGATCTCGATCTCCGAATTTATCTCAGCGATGCGATGCTTGGCGGCGACCGCTTTGGGAAGCCGCTCGAACGCGTCAGCTTCTTTGAAAAGTGTCTGCCGCTGCAGATTGGTAAACTCGACAAAATCCCGATCGACCAACCGGATATTCCCGACGCCCGCGCGCGAGAGCATTTCAGCATGCGAGGCTCCGAGCGCCCCACAGCCGACGATCAAAACGCGGGCGTTGAGCAGCCTTGCCTGCCCATCACGGCCGATCGGGGGAAACAATGTCTGGCGGCTGTATCGCTCGTTCATTTATTAATCGAAAAGCAGTTCAATAAACTTGCCAAGCCTCGAACTTTCGGCAACATCGTCATATTTGGCTATACCGGCGCGCCGCTCGATCAAATCGAGGCGTCTTTTATCATCTTTTAGTTTCATTCGTTCATCCTCGATCGCGATCTTTTCTTTCTCGCGGGCACGTGCCATTCCGCCTTGGCGGATGAACGCAATAATTTTCGGCAATTCGTCGGCGTCGAACCAAACGCCGTGCTGCTTGCAGATGTCGATGATCACACCTGAGGATCGAGCGAAATTGCTTCGGTTCATCAGTTGATCACAATCCGGGCAGGGCACATAGCTAATCGTTGCCGGATGCGAATCAGGGTGAGCATCACTTTTAACGAACCCGAGAACGGACGCCTGACTCTCGCGGTCCGCACAAATACTTTCAAATGTATCGATGCCGGACCAAAATCCGCCGCACTTCCCGCAATCACGGATATAGACATTGTCGATCTTCAGTGATTGCAACCCTATCCTGCATCTTGGACATACTCCTGTTTCCTTATCATCGACAACCGTCACCTCGCTCGCCTTGGTGCCGCAGTGTGTACAGTACTTGCTCCCAAGAAACATCGATCCTAGACAGGATGGACATCCGACCGTTTTCAATCGCGAACGGCAAAATTCACACTGTGTGCGGTCACTCATAACGGCACCGCCGCAATTTGGGCAATTAAGTGCCTCGGGCTTTTGTGGTTCGTTCATTTGGATAAGCGCTTTCGGGCCGCAGAAAGCATCACATCAAGCGACGGTGTGTGGCCGGTCCACATCTCGAACTGGTGCACCGCCTGACCGATCAGCATATCAAGGCCGCCGAGCGTTTCGCATCCCGACGCTCGAGCTTCTCTAATGAGCAGCGTCTCTTCAGGATTATAGATCAGGTCGTAAACGAGTTTGACACCCTTCATTTGATCACCTTTTACGATCGCCTCGCTTTCGAAGCGGCCTTTTGTCCCGACGGGCGTCGCGTTGACCAGGATGTCGGCCTGCAAACTCTGCCGCGTTGCCGGAAGACTGCTTGATCTGCAGCCGAATGCTTCAG
The DNA window shown above is from Chloracidobacterium sp. and carries:
- a CDS encoding VCBS repeat-containing protein, with protein sequence MEKNSRFLTLPLLLVIALSGSYFFRGTTSHATEVRSVPTASWSDNIHIFASQRGNPWINLGDGKEIKVAIDGPRELIAGIDSGNARSLSAATADFDEDGMPDLVTGSKIGSTGAISLLRGNVDSVFPNTAEAQDRLAKGVFTSASFLGPARVFSTNSLVPDFIAAGDFDADGHFDIAVAARDSSSVRFLRGNGKGDLVLVKTLELNGNVTAFLADDLNRRDGTNDLIVGIRTGQGSQLLIFEDPYGVMKAKPEVYEFDAPITSLTIGSIEGDAHYDLVVAAGSELAVLQGRDRKLLFDGTGNSAEAVTLSRRTFDFRIEAVAVGEFIKSESFRHEIALLSNDGKVHLLEKRGTALSEWDVQSSVSLPEYFSGTETPRLLSARVSARSVDTLVIGVEKSIHLLTSDITPPKSETEAVNYAGQDFDLQTSLDSTGKITAILPMRLNIDALSDLVVMKDNSVAPTVVQTAPMASLIVDSTSLAPDEDLSNNVCCTVPLNMGACPVGACSLRAAVEQANFSGGAQQINFNIQIAGVPTIPGGTYSLSPPTVINAASQPGGLVQITGTNDQPANIFTGSQTDNCVFRGLVINGVGGNYYMNPQGRNNIFEGNRVGTNADGTAAAGSPVNNTGGIAAQGANLVGGTAPAARNIISTGTGLGVAAYGPFNGNPLLVQGNFIGTDITGTVALGNFGSGVSIQGENLTIGGTTAGAGNVISGTTGDAIFGASGIRGTGGDGGVLAKLIQGNRIGTNAAGTAALPNARFGIDGSTGVPFDTIGGVNPAARNIISGNGIHGIETGTTGASSLTPLIAGNFVGTNAAGSGAIPNGGFGIFFGGSIAALLTSNVVSGNTGGGILYCSNTVGSSDTIAQNLIGTDAGGNNPLGNGGVGLSTSCGGAVGNGRIIGNTIAANGSHGILIDGGYNLDLQDNFIGTNVNGSLNLGNGGDGIRFVTAFSQNDVTFNRITRNAGNGVNLATSDIFSVENFVAHNRIWDNNGLGIDLGDDGVTPNDACDPENGTNHLQNYPVIASAIRRGNNIRVTGTFNSAVGPDYRLRFYGNETADPSGFGEGERSLGEINVAVPVGCQMNFTATVPIIPSSARCVSATATDTDGNTSEFSRCVRIRSVANSFDNDGQADVSIFRPSSGEWWFMRSVDGVVNAASFGTSTDRITPGDYTGDGVSDLAFWRPGNGIWFILRSEDSTFYSFPFGANGDIPAPGDFDGDGKFDSAVFRPSIGTWFILRSGDLQTAIVPFGITQDKPVVADYDGDGLDDVAIFRPNVAEWWHRRSSDGQVLAAQFGSSTDSPVQGDYTGDGKADIAFWRPSTGFWFVLRSEDGSFFAFPWGSNGDIPAPSDYDGDAVVDPAVFRPSTATWFINRSTDGVAILNFGTAGDKPVPSAYIP
- a CDS encoding winged helix-turn-helix domain-containing protein, which translates into the protein MPANSATGIYEFEEFRLDTVNHRLYSRADGGPVELYPKAIELLVYLVRNNSRVISKEELLESLWRGAAVEDANLPQTVFVLRKALGESRSDPRFVLTYPKRGYRFIAPVRELDRSEIVDVQHRHRVERRGTINDEAYRAYVQGRFFWNKRTSVGLKKAVEHFEQAIENDPGFADAYEGLAESYQLLSEYYSSIVPKKVRGRDRRSEIDSQLADAHASLGYAQAFYDWDWGAADVSFKKALEVDPNNISALQWYGEYLCVMGRFEEALAVLDRAAEIRPDSPELMTIKAVLFYLRGDADMLVKQARSIVAADPDHAYGYFYLGFGYELKGQYKKAVDNFVKAAVKFGEPQECADELLDAFTRNGMDGLWAMRLEQYETRPHLRDYPAYLKSLVPARLGDADSSFAHLERAYQQRDRGIIYARFEPFLEPIRHDPRFGDLIRRIGFDG
- a CDS encoding NAD(P)/FAD-dependent oxidoreductase, producing the protein MGTKPKVIIIGGGFGGLWAAKALANRPVDVILIDRKNHHVFQPLLYQVATAVLSPGEIAYPIRRILNKADNIEVILGEVTGFSIAERSVTLDDGTTVGFDYLIVAAGARHAYFGHDDWETLAPGLKTIEDAVEIRRRIFLAFELAERKAALTGEHDPLNFVVVGGGPTGVELAGAIADIARQALKNDFKAIDTTKARVMLFEGSDRVLGSFASELSESAKTQLEDLGVEVNLNSFVTHIEPGRVKVGEKCIDCEVVLWATGVAASPLGKQLGVETDKAGRVKIENDLSLGSAKYIFVIGDMASLMQRSGEPVPGVSPAAMQMGTHAAKNILADIDERPRTDFEYVDKGTMATIGRSKAIADVAGIKTTGLVAWLFWLFLHVFFLIGFRNRLVVLASWFWAYLTRERSARLITGDAHELRDALLFLEGPEAVKVIDRFSHRTRSGGSDRQTSDHGGSAPEKAQNARK
- a CDS encoding ThiF family adenylyltransferase, with amino-acid sequence MNERYSRQTLFPPIGRDGQARLLNARVLIVGCGALGASHAEMLSRAGVGNIRLVDRDFVEFTNLQRQTLFKEADAFERLPKAVAAKHRIAEINSEIEIEAVVADVNNSNIESLIGDCDLVLDGTDNFQVRYLLNDACVKHGTTWIYGAAVSSYGTTMTIIPGITPCLRCIFEEMPDAGSSPTCDTAGVIMPIIASISAVQVAEAIKLLVGDNASLHRSLLQIDVWANDWRKIRLAGPTPDCPSCRQRRFEFLDAESHEFSAVLCGRNAVQIAPPQPTKFDLDGLASRLGPLGEVKQNEYLVRFTTGGTEITIFGDGRAIIKGTDDVSEARSLYSRFIGT
- a CDS encoding zf-TFIIB domain-containing protein, producing MNEPQKPEALNCPNCGGAVMSDRTQCEFCRSRLKTVGCPSCLGSMFLGSKYCTHCGTKASEVTVVDDKETGVCPRCRIGLQSLKIDNVYIRDCGKCGGFWSGIDTFESICADRESQASVLGFVKSDAHPDSHPATISYVPCPDCDQLMNRSNFARSSGVIIDICKQHGVWFDADELPKIIAFIRQGGMARAREKEKIAIEDERMKLKDDKRRLDLIERRAGIAKYDDVAESSRLGKFIELLFD